Proteins encoded together in one Mercenaria mercenaria strain notata chromosome 18, MADL_Memer_1, whole genome shotgun sequence window:
- the LOC128550834 gene encoding sterile alpha motif domain-containing protein 14-like isoform X1: MLVSQRSIGSDDPTLAGEGGITLISKKKIDTGLDFDEQEPKGASTVSDASSGYMVGEMEQTSYSFSGTPANEDHPSQPGHHTLNQFSSGQITEWNNENVRHWLIGIEMERYAPLFTEKSVTGPQLIAMDSNKLKALGISNVKDRDYLKKKVKELKLVLEKERKQMERERKQMEKEQKQREKEQKKLSKKK, encoded by the exons ATGCTTGTTTCGCAGCGCTCCATTGGTTCAGATGATCCCACCCTAGCAGGTGAAGGGGGAATAACCCTTATTtcgaaaaagaaaattgatacagGACTTGACTTTGATG aACAAGAACCAAAAG GTGCTAGTACCGTAAGTGATGCATCTTCAGGATATATGGTAGGAGAAATGGAGCAGACATCATACAGTTTCTCAGGAACACCTGCCAATGAG GACCATCCTTCACAACCAGGTCACCATACATTAAACCAGTTTAGTTCCGGTCAGATAACAGAGTGGAACAATGAGAATGTTCGACATTGGTTGATTGGTATAGAGATGGAAAGATATGCTCCATTGTTTACCGAAAAGTCGGTGACTGGACCTCAACTCATAGCCATGGATTCTAATAAATTAAAG GCTCTAGGCATATCAAATGTAAAAGACAGGgactatttgaaaaagaaagttaaaGAGCTGAAATTAGTGCTAGAAAAGGAACGTAAACAGATGGAGAGAGAAAGAAAACAAATGGAAAAAGAACAAAAGCAGCGAGAAAAGGAACAAAAGAAATTATCTAAGAAGAAATGA
- the LOC128550834 gene encoding sterile alpha motif domain-containing protein 14-like isoform X2, translating to MLVSQRSIGSDDPTLAGEGGITLISKKKIDTGLDFDGASTVSDASSGYMVGEMEQTSYSFSGTPANEDHPSQPGHHTLNQFSSGQITEWNNENVRHWLIGIEMERYAPLFTEKSVTGPQLIAMDSNKLKALGISNVKDRDYLKKKVKELKLVLEKERKQMERERKQMEKEQKQREKEQKKLSKKK from the exons ATGCTTGTTTCGCAGCGCTCCATTGGTTCAGATGATCCCACCCTAGCAGGTGAAGGGGGAATAACCCTTATTtcgaaaaagaaaattgatacagGACTTGACTTTGATG GTGCTAGTACCGTAAGTGATGCATCTTCAGGATATATGGTAGGAGAAATGGAGCAGACATCATACAGTTTCTCAGGAACACCTGCCAATGAG GACCATCCTTCACAACCAGGTCACCATACATTAAACCAGTTTAGTTCCGGTCAGATAACAGAGTGGAACAATGAGAATGTTCGACATTGGTTGATTGGTATAGAGATGGAAAGATATGCTCCATTGTTTACCGAAAAGTCGGTGACTGGACCTCAACTCATAGCCATGGATTCTAATAAATTAAAG GCTCTAGGCATATCAAATGTAAAAGACAGGgactatttgaaaaagaaagttaaaGAGCTGAAATTAGTGCTAGAAAAGGAACGTAAACAGATGGAGAGAGAAAGAAAACAAATGGAAAAAGAACAAAAGCAGCGAGAAAAGGAACAAAAGAAATTATCTAAGAAGAAATGA